The following coding sequences are from one Humulus lupulus chromosome X, drHumLupu1.1, whole genome shotgun sequence window:
- the LOC133804302 gene encoding uncharacterized protein LOC133804302: MAKRSDFAQKLLDDLRLRKERMSTSSQTSNRSNSMAIIDAYSYAKQNYRGSKDVRTNEMIGSRAGNTRLKSSGGSRSSLGGESAKQLVSYGRGQGSEQLGDLSMALRFAIENAGKLGRTDSSTRSSMLGFLQHMGRSSMSNVDRHRPSTSQLPAFSSVQIEEISKGAMKLNQILKACSNGLNFDSYSIEIGKELLKGAIDLENSLKMLVNLQEASEFMVSTQKKKKNRIKLLEEGEEDEDESNVNIAEEWKLDLPRFSFDKPSRKNIQEFGRTGHKQSLPALTNSTQHSNFNHENQLVPASRSSSHHHNRSISYSSNARRLSTSSERKNHLISADSKSEKARIPSVIAKLMGLDKLPETENSTSAAQKNYSSKPKDERDQSFRRVTQEEETPKIVGHKTNGPENLLHPKKQKVVEVNKTTVGHNSPSVVVNKEKKVPSPINFEVVMEDEKPPWENSKGSKAMTRSEKAMARKDEQQNVVVQHKQNTGRMDNKKQFSSSQKKSQNKLELQQPFVPRKLASEEREHNGKQVLQTRKQKGSTGIEVMAKISKPVRDGTNLQQKQPQSNQEKLNKKSLKKSTNADEVVIERSSAESNVVKGWNNRNPDQNSSPKLQEPESRKEKPRIPPVMDDKAVHVPILQRAKVARGHNNEVLGRRSGSLNNLTRPPRHQSSILKEVKSRKVEKIRDIRPEEAEPRIIKSNRSTVNNQLNDLTPNLLKEEVENTYPLNTSKEDDYKSLHEPEELPSNDSDQNVIPITEEDQTPFGEDQEHKCGGNVPNELTGADTDNKEKTRDISVEKPELKQEKIVKTIMEPPSNKLLMEPLSESENQLKQILIKSQLFLNTAEALFKLDIPIEALDNSDINSGGGGGHDYQDNIYNEDRKLILDCGYELMRRKGRKQEVALHPCVTVSISLVKITTFDWLVKQLSKDFEKLRSYGRNGVDDCEVDEYLPRMLESDVFNKDPYVNCMWDLGWNEGMFAFVEVDEVVRDVEKYLLNGVLDDITGDLLLHNMSVLSY; encoded by the exons ATGGCGAAGAGGTCAGATTTTGCTCAGAAACTTTTGGATGATCTTCGTCTCCGAAAGGAGCGAATGTCTACTTCATCACAGACCTCAAACCGTTCCAATTCAATGGCTATTATAG ATGCCTATTCTTATGCCAAGCAAAACTATAGAGGATCCAAAGATGTAAGAACAAACGAAATG ATTGGTTCCAGAGCTGGAAATACTCGATTAAAGTCTAGTGGAGGCAGTAGATCATCCTTGGGCGGAGAATCAGCAAAACAGTTGGTCTCTTATGGAAGAGGCCAAGGCTCAGAGCAATTAGGAGATCTTTCTATGGCTTTGAGATTCGCAATCGAAAATGCTGGAAAACTTGGAAGAACAGATTCATCCACTAGAAGTTCAATGCTTGGATTTCTACAACATATGGGAAGAAGCTCCATGAGCAATGTTGATAGGCATCGACCTTCAACTAGCCAATTACCTGCCTTTTCTTCTGTCCAAATTGAGGAGATATCAAAAGGGGCAATGAAGTTGAACCAAATCCTTAAAGCCTGCTCCAATGGCCTTAACTTTGATAGTTACTCTATTGAAATTGGGAAGGAACTACTCAAAGGCGCCATAGATTTGGAGAACTCACTGAAGATGCTTGTCAACTTGCAGGAAGCTTCTGAGTTCATGGTTAGCacacaaaagaagaagaaaaatcgaATCAAATTGCTCGAGGAAGGTGAGGAAGACGAAGACGAAAGTAATGTGAATATAGCGGAGGAGTGGAAACTAGACCTTCCTAGATTCTCCTTTGACAAGCCCTCAAGGAAAAATATCCAAGAGTTTGGAAGAACTGGCCATAAGCAGAGTCTACCAGCTCTGACTAACTCAACACAACATAGTAACTTCAACCATGAAAACCAGCTGGTGCCTGCCTCAAGATCAAGTTCTCACCATCACAATCGATCAATCAGCTATAGCTCTAATGCCAGAAGACTTTCCACATCATCAGAGCGAAAGAATCACCTGATCTCAGCTGATTCTAAATCAGAAAAGGCAAGGATTCCGAGTGTAATCGCTAAGCTTATGGGATTAGATAAGCTCCCTGAAACTGAGAATTCAACTTCTGCAGCACAGAAAAACTACAGTTCCAAACCAAAAGACGAGAGAGATCAGTCATTTCGAAGAGTGACACAGGAAGAGGAGACTCCTAAGATTGTTGGACACAAGACTAATGGCCCTGAGAATCTTCTACACCCCAAAAAACAAAAAGTGGTAGAAGTTAACAAGACTACCGTTGGTCATAATAGCCCTTCAGTTGTGGTGAACAAAGAGAAAAAGGTTCCTTCTCCTATCAATTTTGAGGTTGTTATGGAAGATGAAAAACCGCCATGGGAAAATTCAAAAGGGAGCAAAGCAATGACAAGATCAGAAAAGGCCATGGCAAGAAAAGATGAGCAGCAAAATGTGGTAGTTCAACACAAACAGAACACAGGCCGAATGGATAATAAAAAACAGTTCTCAAGCAGTCAAAAGAAGTCACAGAACAAGTTAGAATTGCAGCAGCCATTTGTGCCTAGAAAATTAGCATCAGAAGAGAGGGAACATAATGGAAAACAAGTTTTGCAGACAAGAAAACAAAAGGGTAGTACTGGTATTGAAGTTATGGCCAAGATATCGAAACCTGTCCGTGATGGAACAAATTTGCAACAGAAGCAGCCACAGTCGAACCAAGAAAAGCTGAAtaagaaaagtttgaaaaaaagtACTAATGCAGACGAAGTGGTGATAGAAAGAAGTTCGGCTGAATCGAATGTCGTTAAGGGTTGGAACAATCGAAACCCAGACCAGAATTCGTCTCCAAAACTACAAGAACCTGAATCAAGAAAAGAAAAGCCTCGCATTCCACCAGTTATGGATGACAAAGCTGTTCATGTGCCAATCCTACAGAGAGCAAAAGTTGCTAGAGGGCATAATAATGAAGTACTTGGTAGAAGAAGTGGGAGTTTGAACAACCTGACCAGGCCACCAAGACATCAGAGTTCAATTTTAAAAGAAGTCAAATCTAGAAAGGTTGAAAAAATTAGAGACATTAGACCAGAAGAAGCAGAACCACGCATCATCAAGTCTAATAGATCAACCGTGAACAATCAACTGAATGATTTGACCCCAAATTTGCtcaaagaagaagttgagaacaCATACCCTCTCAATACTTCAAAGGAAGATGACTACAAAAGCTTGCATGAGCCAGAAGAACTTCCATCAAATGACAGC GATCAAAACGTGATACCGATTACTGAAGAAGATCAAACACCTTTTGGTGAAGATCAAGAGCATAAATGTGGAGGCAATGTTCCAAATGAACTTACTG GAGCAGATACAGATAATAAAGAAAAAACCAGGGACATCTCAGTGGAAAAACCAGAATTGAAGCAGGAGAAAATAGTCAAAACTATAATGGAACCACCAAGTAATAAACTATTAATGGAGCCGCTGAGCGAGAGTGAGAACCAGCTTAAGCAGATACTCATTAAGAGTCAACTGTTCCTTAACACAGCAGAGGCTCTGTTCAAGCTCGATATCCCCATTGAAGCTCTTGATAATAGTGATATTAAtagcggcggcggcggcggccATGATTACCAAGACAATATTTATAACGAAGACAGAAAGCTCATATTAGACTGTGGCTATGAGCTGATGAGAAGAAAAGGGAGAAAGCAAGAGGTGGCACTTCATCCTTGTGTGACTGTATCCATAAGTTTGGTGAAGATAACAACCTTTGATTGGCTAGTCAAACAATTGAGTAAGGACTTTGAGAAATTGAGATCCTACGGTAGGAACGGAGTAGATGATTGCGAAGTGGATGAGTATCTGCCTAGGATGTTGGAAAGCGATGTGTTTAACAAAGATCCGTACGTGAATTGCATGTGGGATTTGGGTTGGAATGAAGGCATGTTTGCATTCGTTGAAGTTGACGAGGTTGTAAGAGATGTTGAGAAATATTTGCTCAATGGGGTCTTAGACGATATCACAGGTGATCTTCTCTTACACAATATGAGTGTTCTTAGTTATTGA